Proteins encoded in a region of the Halioglobus maricola genome:
- the sdhD gene encoding succinate dehydrogenase, hydrophobic membrane anchor protein gives MVRSVTSFGRSGLSDWLVQRVSGVILLAYFICIGCTLMGGVDYMSWKASFESTGMRVFTLLAILSLAAHAWIGMWAVSTDYMTERMMGKNGNFIRVAFQIACSLVIFVYVIWGVQILWG, from the coding sequence ATGGTAAGGTCTGTAACCAGTTTTGGCCGCTCAGGCCTGTCCGATTGGCTCGTACAGCGGGTCAGCGGCGTTATCCTTCTCGCGTACTTCATCTGTATTGGCTGCACCCTTATGGGCGGTGTCGACTATATGAGCTGGAAGGCGAGCTTTGAATCTACCGGCATGCGCGTCTTTACGTTGCTGGCCATTCTGTCACTGGCAGCGCACGCCTGGATTGGCATGTGGGCAGTCAGCACCGACTACATGACCGAGCGGATGATGGGTAAGAATGGCAACTTCATACGCGTGGCGTTCCAAATCGCCTGCAGCCTGGTGATCTTTGTTTATGTGATCTGGGGCGTCCAGATCCTCTGGGGTTAA
- the sdhC gene encoding succinate dehydrogenase, cytochrome b556 subunit, with protein MKDNRPVNLDIGTMRLPITAWASITHRATGVALFVGVGILLWLFDQSLSGPEGFAQVQECLDSVIAKLIIWGVVAALIYHSLAGIKHVIMDFGIGESMEGGVLGARIVIALSVVLILIAGAWIW; from the coding sequence GTGAAAGACAATCGTCCCGTTAACCTGGACATCGGTACTATGCGGCTTCCCATTACCGCATGGGCGTCCATTACACACCGCGCAACCGGCGTAGCTTTATTCGTCGGTGTCGGCATCTTGCTCTGGCTCTTCGATCAGTCACTCTCTGGTCCCGAAGGTTTCGCCCAGGTTCAGGAGTGTCTCGACAGCGTCATAGCCAAACTGATTATCTGGGGCGTTGTCGCCGCATTGATCTATCACTCATTGGCGGGCATCAAGCACGTCATTATGGATTTCGGTATCGGTGAATCGATGGAAGGAGGCGTCCTGGGCGCTCGCATCGTTATAGCACTCTCCGTTGTTCTGATTCTTATTGCAGGTGCATGGATATGGTAA
- the gltA gene encoding citrate synthase produces the protein MSDKKATLTIDGMDEAVELPIYSGTIGPDVVDVGSLTGKGMFTYDPGFVSTASCESQITYIDGGKGVLLHRGYPIEQLAEHSDYLETCYLLLYGELPNKEQKEAFVDTVTNHTMVHEQLVHFFNGFRRDSHPMAIMCGVVGALSAFYHDSLDISDEHSRQVAAFRLIAKMPTIAAMSYKFSIGQPFMYPDNNMSYAENFLHMMFGVPCEKSNISPVLANAMDKIFLLHADHEQNASTSTVRLAGSSGANPFACIAAGIAALWGPSHGGANEAVLNMLEEIGDESRIDEFVARAKDKSDPFRLMGFGHRVYKNFDPRAKVMKQAADEVLAELGLEDDPLLKIAKRLEQIALEDPYFVEKKLYPNVDFYSGIILKAIGIPTSMFTVIFAVGRTIGWIAHWHEMISGSYRIGRPRQLYTGHDKRDFVSLDDR, from the coding sequence ATGAGCGACAAAAAAGCCACCCTTACGATCGATGGAATGGACGAGGCAGTGGAATTGCCTATCTACTCCGGGACCATTGGGCCGGACGTTGTCGACGTGGGTAGCCTCACCGGCAAAGGCATGTTCACGTACGACCCTGGCTTTGTTTCTACTGCATCTTGCGAATCCCAGATCACCTACATCGACGGTGGCAAAGGTGTTCTGCTCCACCGCGGCTACCCCATTGAGCAGTTGGCCGAACACTCTGACTACCTGGAAACCTGTTACTTGCTGCTCTATGGAGAGCTGCCCAACAAGGAACAGAAAGAGGCTTTCGTCGATACCGTCACCAACCACACCATGGTTCATGAACAGCTGGTGCATTTCTTCAACGGCTTCCGTCGCGACTCTCACCCCATGGCCATCATGTGCGGCGTAGTCGGTGCCCTCTCCGCCTTCTATCATGACTCGCTGGATATTTCCGATGAGCACAGCCGCCAGGTAGCCGCATTTCGCCTGATTGCTAAAATGCCCACCATCGCTGCCATGAGCTACAAGTTCTCCATCGGCCAGCCCTTTATGTACCCAGACAACAACATGAGCTACGCAGAGAACTTCCTGCACATGATGTTTGGCGTACCCTGTGAAAAGAGCAATATCAGCCCCGTGCTGGCCAATGCGATGGACAAGATCTTCCTGCTCCACGCGGATCACGAGCAGAATGCTTCCACCTCAACCGTTCGTCTGGCAGGCTCCTCCGGTGCTAACCCCTTCGCCTGTATCGCCGCGGGTATCGCCGCACTGTGGGGCCCCTCCCACGGTGGTGCAAACGAAGCTGTGCTGAATATGCTCGAAGAGATCGGTGATGAATCCCGCATCGACGAGTTTGTTGCGAGAGCCAAGGACAAGAGCGATCCATTCCGCCTGATGGGCTTTGGCCACCGCGTCTACAAGAATTTCGACCCTCGCGCCAAGGTCATGAAGCAGGCGGCAGACGAAGTACTGGCTGAACTCGGCCTGGAAGATGACCCCCTGCTGAAGATTGCCAAGCGCCTGGAACAGATCGCCCTGGAAGACCCCTACTTCGTAGAGAAGAAGCTCTACCCCAATGTCGACTTCTACTCAGGCATCATCCTCAAGGCTATCGGCATCCCCACCAGTATGTTCACCGTGATTTTCGCCGTGGGCCGCACGATTGGCTGGATCGCCCACTGGCACGAGATGATCAGTGGCAGCTACCGTATCGGCCGCCCTCGTCAGCTGTACACCGGCCACGACAAGCGTGACTTTGTCTCACTCGACGATCGCTAA